A genomic window from Nocardioides rotundus includes:
- a CDS encoding TatD family hydrolase: protein MDLPDSPEPLPSPVVDNHCHLDIDRGAGMLPVPEALERAAAVGVTRIVQIGCDLERAAEAVRLAEEHDAIVAGVALHPNDAPLHEDLDAAVDRIRELAVSSDRVRAVGETGLDHFRTGAEGREAQEESFRRHIRLAKELDKVLVIHDRDAHADVLRILDDEGVPDRWVMHCFSGDAAFARACLERGGHLSFAGTVTFKNADDLRGAARVAPQDRLLVETDAPFLTPHPYRGRTNASYLVPLTMRVLAEERGEPLEELCAVVNSTTETVFGGAW, encoded by the coding sequence ATGGACCTTCCCGACAGCCCGGAGCCGCTGCCGAGCCCGGTGGTGGACAACCACTGCCACCTCGACATCGACCGCGGCGCCGGGATGCTGCCCGTGCCCGAGGCCCTGGAGCGGGCGGCGGCCGTCGGGGTGACGAGGATCGTGCAGATCGGCTGCGACCTGGAGCGCGCGGCCGAGGCGGTGCGGCTGGCCGAGGAGCACGACGCGATCGTGGCCGGGGTCGCGCTGCACCCCAACGACGCGCCCCTGCACGAGGACCTGGACGCGGCCGTGGACCGGATCCGCGAGCTGGCCGTCTCCTCCGACCGCGTGCGTGCGGTGGGGGAGACCGGGCTGGACCACTTCCGCACCGGAGCGGAGGGCAGGGAGGCCCAGGAGGAGTCCTTCCGCCGGCACATCCGGCTGGCCAAGGAGCTGGACAAGGTGCTGGTGATCCACGACCGGGACGCGCACGCCGACGTGCTCCGGATCCTCGACGACGAGGGCGTCCCCGACCGGTGGGTGATGCACTGCTTCTCCGGCGACGCGGCCTTCGCCCGCGCCTGCCTCGAGCGGGGCGGCCACCTCTCCTTCGCCGGGACGGTCACCTTCAAGAACGCCGACGACCTGCGCGGGGCGGCGCGGGTCGCGCCCCAGGACCGGCTCCTGGTCGAGACCGACGCGCCCTTCCTCACCCCGCACCCCTACCGCGGCCGCACCAACGCGTCGTACCTCGTCCCCCTGACCATGCGGGTGCTCGCCGAGGAGCGCGGGGAGCCGCTGGAGGAGCTGTGTGCGGTTGTGAACTCGACCACCGAAACTGTGTTCGGCGGGGCGTGGTGA
- a CDS encoding PQQ-dependent sugar dehydrogenase, with product MKLGLAVVPLLLALAACGGDPPTESAPSSSAPAESPSEPAASSASPTGEASGGGARPRWQVRSLVSGLENPWGLVELPDGRALFTERGGGISVLDGRRAERIVEGPSDVYVAGEGGLMGIELSPDFAQDRRFFTCFASTEGDVRVVPWRLARDAGSATRQEPLVTGLTLNPSGRHSGCRLRVGADDMLWIGAGDSAVGTNAQDLSALGGKVLRVDPETGEAPPDNPFVDRDDPQTRLIYSYGHRNVQGLAVRPGTRQMWASEHGPDVDDEVNRLRAGGNYGWDPDGAGEYDESVPMTDPEIEGAVPAMWSSGDPTLAISGMSFLGPEWGRLEGRLAIAALKASSLSLLDPASGELTTAPVLQGDAGRLRAVEPSADGSIYVLTDNGADDQILRVSP from the coding sequence ATGAAGCTCGGCCTGGCCGTCGTACCCCTCCTCCTGGCGCTGGCCGCGTGCGGCGGCGACCCGCCGACGGAGTCCGCCCCGTCGTCCTCGGCGCCCGCCGAGAGTCCCTCGGAGCCGGCCGCGTCGTCGGCGAGCCCGACGGGTGAGGCGTCGGGCGGGGGAGCCCGGCCGCGCTGGCAGGTCAGGTCGCTCGTGTCGGGCTTGGAGAACCCCTGGGGGCTGGTCGAGCTGCCCGACGGGCGGGCCCTGTTCACCGAGCGCGGGGGCGGGATCTCGGTGCTGGACGGCCGGCGGGCGGAGCGGATCGTGGAGGGCCCGAGCGACGTGTACGTCGCCGGCGAGGGCGGCCTGATGGGGATCGAGCTCAGCCCCGACTTCGCGCAGGACCGTCGCTTCTTCACCTGCTTCGCCTCCACCGAGGGCGACGTGCGGGTGGTGCCGTGGCGGCTGGCCCGGGACGCCGGCTCCGCCACCCGGCAGGAGCCGCTGGTCACCGGGCTGACGCTCAACCCCTCCGGCCGGCACAGCGGATGCCGGCTGCGGGTCGGGGCCGACGACATGCTGTGGATCGGCGCGGGCGACAGCGCGGTGGGCACCAACGCCCAGGACCTCTCCGCGCTCGGCGGGAAGGTGCTGCGGGTGGACCCGGAGACCGGGGAGGCGCCGCCGGACAACCCGTTCGTGGACCGCGACGACCCGCAGACGCGGCTGATCTACAGCTACGGTCACCGCAACGTCCAGGGGCTCGCCGTACGCCCCGGAACCCGGCAGATGTGGGCCTCCGAGCACGGCCCGGACGTCGATGACGAGGTCAACCGGCTCCGCGCCGGCGGCAACTACGGCTGGGACCCCGACGGGGCGGGGGAGTACGACGAGTCGGTGCCGATGACCGACCCCGAGATCGAGGGCGCGGTGCCCGCGATGTGGTCCAGCGGCGACCCCACCCTGGCGATCTCCGGGATGAGCTTCCTCGGCCCGGAGTGGGGCCGTCTGGAAGGACGCCTGGCGATCGCCGCGCTCAAGGCGAGCTCGCTGTCCCTGCTCGACCCGGCCTCGGGGGAGCTGACCACTGCCCCCGTGCTGCAGGGCGACGCCGGCCGGCTGCGTGCGGTCGAGCCGTCGGCGGACGGGTCGATCTACGTCCTCACCGACAACGGCGCGGACGACCAGATCCTGCGGGTGAGCCCCTGA
- a CDS encoding dolichyl-phosphate-mannose--protein mannosyltransferase yields MPGVTATAPETRARAPLGRTTRGEPLPTAAERAVSPGSPEHPLTGWLASIAVAGLALFLRLWELGRPRSFSFDETYYAKDAWSMLHFGYVRDYTDKADERILAGRTTGSWADDPSMIVHPEVGKWMIAAGERVFGMDPFGWRVAAAVTGALMILVMIRLARRLTGSTMLGLLAGLLLCFDGLQLVLSRLALLDIFVAFWTLLAVHLLVMDRDSVRRRLARLRPDPPTSAFRPFLWWRPWLLASGVAWGLAIGTKWTPAYALAAFGLLAWAWMVGARRSFGVRGALWKSLIADALPMAVQLVGTAAVVYVASWGGWLANADAYEESLSSNQYTRFVSWDGTCNGTDMTGVRSDDQARWPTATEKDAKGLAEVTQSLRSLWYYHQDVYTFHTNFLSCSEHTYASDPAGWLLLNRPVGVDAQLDIKPGEQGCDAAPGSDCLRQVLLLGNPALWWGSLIALAAALVLWVGSRDWRYGVAVVGVASTWLPWLLYDDRPIFSFYAILTLPFLVLACVLVLGRLMGSGAPGPRRTWGVVVGGSFLILVMLAFAWFWPVWTDQLITKQEWLQRIWFERWI; encoded by the coding sequence ATGCCCGGCGTGACCGCGACCGCGCCCGAGACCCGTGCCCGGGCGCCGCTGGGGCGCACGACGCGGGGCGAGCCGCTGCCCACCGCGGCCGAGCGGGCGGTCTCGCCCGGCTCGCCGGAGCACCCCCTCACCGGCTGGCTGGCCAGCATCGCGGTCGCCGGGCTGGCGCTCTTCCTGCGCCTGTGGGAACTCGGCCGCCCGCGGTCCTTCTCGTTCGACGAGACGTACTACGCCAAGGACGCCTGGTCGATGCTGCACTTCGGCTACGTCCGCGACTACACCGACAAGGCGGACGAGCGCATCCTCGCCGGGCGGACGACCGGCAGCTGGGCCGACGACCCGTCGATGATCGTGCACCCTGAGGTGGGCAAGTGGATGATCGCGGCCGGGGAGCGCGTCTTCGGCATGGATCCCTTCGGCTGGCGGGTGGCCGCCGCGGTGACCGGCGCGCTGATGATCCTGGTGATGATCCGCCTCGCCCGGCGGCTCACCGGGTCGACCATGCTCGGCCTGCTCGCCGGCCTGCTGCTCTGCTTCGACGGGCTGCAGCTGGTGCTGTCGCGGCTGGCGCTGCTGGACATCTTCGTGGCCTTCTGGACCCTGCTCGCGGTGCACCTGCTGGTGATGGACCGCGACAGCGTCCGCCGGCGCCTGGCCCGGCTGCGGCCCGACCCGCCGACGTCCGCGTTCCGGCCGTTCCTGTGGTGGCGGCCGTGGCTGCTCGCCTCGGGCGTGGCCTGGGGGCTGGCGATCGGGACGAAGTGGACGCCGGCCTATGCGCTCGCCGCGTTCGGGCTGCTGGCCTGGGCCTGGATGGTCGGCGCCCGCCGCTCCTTCGGGGTGCGCGGCGCGCTGTGGAAGTCCCTCATCGCCGACGCCCTGCCGATGGCGGTGCAGCTGGTCGGCACCGCGGCGGTGGTCTACGTCGCGAGCTGGGGCGGCTGGCTGGCCAACGCCGACGCCTACGAGGAGAGCCTCTCCTCCAACCAGTACACCCGCTTCGTCTCCTGGGACGGCACGTGCAACGGCACCGACATGACCGGGGTGCGCTCCGACGACCAGGCCCGCTGGCCCACCGCCACGGAGAAGGACGCGAAGGGCCTGGCCGAGGTCACCCAGTCCCTGCGCTCGCTGTGGTACTACCACCAGGACGTCTACACCTTCCACACCAACTTCCTCAGCTGCTCCGAGCACACCTACGCCTCCGACCCCGCCGGCTGGCTGCTGCTCAACCGGCCGGTCGGCGTCGACGCGCAGCTGGACATCAAGCCCGGCGAGCAGGGCTGCGACGCGGCGCCCGGCTCGGACTGCCTGCGCCAGGTGCTGCTGCTGGGGAACCCAGCCCTGTGGTGGGGCTCGCTGATCGCCCTCGCCGCCGCGCTCGTGCTCTGGGTCGGCTCCCGGGACTGGAGGTACGGCGTCGCCGTGGTCGGCGTCGCCTCCACCTGGCTGCCCTGGCTGCTCTACGACGACCGGCCGATCTTCTCCTTCTACGCCATCCTCACCCTGCCCTTCCTGGTGCTCGCCTGCGTGCTGGTGCTGGGCCGGCTGATGGGGTCCGGGGCCCCCGGCCCGAGGCGCACCTGGGGCGTGGTCGTCGGCGGCTCGTTCCTGATCCTGGTGATGCTCGCCTTCGCCTGGTTCTGGCCGGTCTGGACCGACCAGCTGATCACCAAGCAGGAGTGGTTGCAGAGGATCTGGTTCGAACGCTGGATCTGA
- the rsmA gene encoding 16S rRNA (adenine(1518)-N(6)/adenine(1519)-N(6))-dimethyltransferase RsmA → MTDTSAGPRLLGPADVRRLAAELDLRPTKQRGQNFVIDANTVRRIVRDSGIGPDDVVVEVGPGLGSLTLALLDVARRVVAIEVDDTLAAALPATVAEFAPSRADRFELVHADALRVAEVPGPPPTALVANLPYNVSVPVLLHLLTLLPSLERGLVMVQAEVADRLAASPGSKVYGVPSVKAAWFADVRRAGAIGRNVFWPAPNVDSGLVSWTRRDPPATTATRQQVFAVVDAAFAQRRKALRGALRGLAGSSEAASAALEAAGVDPLARGESLSIEQFARIAESLPEGGPR, encoded by the coding sequence ATGACCGACACCTCCGCCGGGCCGAGACTCCTCGGCCCGGCGGACGTGCGTCGGCTGGCCGCCGAGCTCGACCTGCGTCCCACCAAGCAGCGGGGGCAGAACTTCGTCATCGACGCCAACACCGTGCGGCGGATCGTCCGCGACTCCGGCATCGGACCGGACGACGTGGTCGTCGAGGTCGGGCCGGGGCTGGGGTCGCTGACCCTCGCGCTGCTCGACGTCGCCCGCCGGGTGGTGGCGATCGAGGTCGACGACACGCTCGCCGCGGCACTCCCCGCCACCGTGGCCGAGTTCGCGCCGTCGCGGGCCGACCGGTTCGAGCTGGTGCACGCCGACGCGCTGCGCGTCGCCGAGGTCCCCGGGCCGCCGCCGACCGCGCTGGTCGCGAACCTGCCCTACAACGTCTCCGTGCCGGTGCTGCTGCACCTGCTGACCCTGCTCCCGTCGCTGGAGCGGGGGCTGGTCATGGTCCAGGCCGAGGTCGCCGACCGACTGGCCGCGTCCCCGGGATCGAAGGTCTACGGCGTCCCCTCGGTCAAGGCGGCCTGGTTCGCCGACGTACGCCGCGCCGGCGCGATCGGGCGCAACGTCTTCTGGCCCGCCCCGAACGTCGACTCCGGGCTGGTCTCCTGGACCCGGCGCGACCCGCCGGCTACGACCGCGACCCGGCAGCAGGTCTTCGCCGTCGTGGACGCCGCGTTCGCCCAGCGGCGCAAGGCGCTGCGCGGCGCGCTGCGGGGGCTGGCCGGCTCGTCGGAGGCCGCCTCCGCGGCCTTGGAGGCCGCCGGGGTGGACCCGCTGGCGCGCGGGGAGTCGCTGAGCATCGAGCAGTTCGCCCGGATCGCCGAGTCGCTGCCGGAGGGAGGGCCCCGTTGA
- a CDS encoding glycoside hydrolase family 65 protein has protein sequence MTAEPMDRSRFPVDEWALRECRFDDADLGVTESLFSVGNGYLGLRGNYEESRDFHADGTFVNGFHETWPILHAEEAYGLARVGQSIVNVPDPKVIRLYVDDEPLQVSEADLLGYERVLDFRTGVLSRTLIWRTPSGKRVRVKSQRMVSFTQKHLAVMTMEVTLLDGRGPIQISSQLVNRQDRDLEHPSVESPSGTIADPRRASKFSRRVLVPQVSSIDEETGRIRLGYRSAESGMTIGTVVDHLLDPPDDVRIQAQMAEDEGKMIYRLQMEAGQTLTLTKLVSMHSAHHVPARELIDRAERTLDRVAEDGVGRLFTEQKEWLAEFWQRSDVEIPGHPELQQAIRWNLFALAQATARAETTGIPAKGLTGSGYGGHYFWDTEIYVLPFLTYTSPYAARNALRFRVSLLPAARRRAQELCQKGALFPWRTINGEEASAYYAAGTAQYHIDADISYGVSQYVSATGDVDFLCNEGIDILVETARLWADLGFWRQQNGRSTFHIHGVTGPDEYTTVVNDNTYTNVMARWNLQRAADAVEEVRRIDPEAYAQMVRRTGLRPEEVEEWQRAARGMAIPFDAAVGIHPQDSRFLDREMWDLEHTPDSVRPLLLHHHPLVIYRFQVLKQADVVLAAFLQSQDFTPEEKLADFSYYDPITTGDSTLSAVAQSIMAAEVGYQELAYEYFLKALYVDLANLHSNTADGVHVASLGGIWSTLASGFGGFRNLGDQRWTFDPRLPEEWEELSFRITLRGTRIKVTVRREEISFVVEEGTRPITLCVRGEEVTVGPDAPVSVALDGQGPVLEGTPPNPAGTMRADGTVISATVPRGE, from the coding sequence ATGACCGCGGAGCCGATGGACCGCTCCCGGTTCCCGGTCGACGAGTGGGCGCTGCGCGAGTGCCGCTTCGACGACGCGGACCTCGGCGTGACCGAGTCCCTGTTCTCCGTCGGCAACGGCTACCTCGGACTGCGCGGCAACTACGAGGAGAGCCGCGACTTCCACGCCGACGGCACCTTCGTCAACGGCTTCCACGAGACGTGGCCGATCCTGCACGCCGAGGAGGCCTACGGCCTGGCGCGGGTCGGGCAGAGCATCGTCAACGTCCCGGACCCCAAGGTGATCCGGCTCTACGTCGACGACGAGCCCCTGCAGGTCTCCGAGGCGGACCTGCTCGGCTATGAGCGCGTGCTGGACTTCCGCACCGGCGTCCTGAGCCGGACCCTCATCTGGCGCACGCCCAGCGGCAAGCGGGTGCGGGTGAAGAGCCAGCGGATGGTCTCCTTCACCCAGAAGCACCTGGCCGTGATGACCATGGAGGTCACGCTCCTCGACGGCCGCGGGCCGATCCAGATCTCCTCCCAGCTGGTCAACCGGCAGGACCGCGACCTCGAGCACCCCTCCGTGGAGTCCCCCTCGGGGACCATCGCCGACCCGCGCCGGGCCAGCAAGTTCTCCCGCCGGGTGCTGGTGCCCCAGGTCTCCTCGATCGACGAGGAGACCGGCCGGATCCGGCTGGGCTACCGCAGCGCCGAGAGCGGCATGACGATCGGCACCGTGGTCGACCACCTCCTCGACCCGCCGGACGACGTACGCATCCAGGCGCAGATGGCCGAGGACGAGGGCAAGATGATCTACCGCCTCCAGATGGAGGCCGGGCAGACCCTCACCCTGACCAAGCTGGTCTCGATGCACTCCGCCCACCACGTGCCCGCGCGCGAGCTCATCGACCGGGCCGAGCGGACCCTGGACCGGGTCGCCGAGGACGGCGTCGGGCGCCTGTTCACCGAGCAGAAGGAGTGGCTGGCGGAGTTCTGGCAGCGCTCGGACGTGGAGATCCCCGGGCACCCGGAGCTCCAGCAGGCGATCCGGTGGAACCTCTTCGCGCTCGCCCAGGCCACCGCGCGCGCGGAGACGACCGGCATCCCGGCCAAGGGTCTGACCGGGTCCGGGTACGGCGGCCACTACTTCTGGGACACCGAGATCTACGTGCTCCCCTTCCTCACCTACACCTCGCCGTACGCCGCCCGGAACGCGCTGCGCTTCCGGGTCTCGCTCCTGCCCGCGGCCCGGCGCCGCGCGCAGGAGCTGTGCCAGAAGGGCGCGCTGTTCCCCTGGCGCACGATCAACGGCGAGGAGGCCTCGGCCTACTACGCCGCCGGCACGGCGCAGTACCACATCGACGCCGACATCAGCTACGGCGTGAGCCAGTACGTCAGCGCCACCGGCGACGTCGACTTCCTGTGCAACGAGGGGATCGACATCCTGGTCGAGACCGCACGCCTGTGGGCCGACCTGGGCTTCTGGCGCCAGCAGAACGGCCGCTCCACCTTCCACATCCACGGCGTCACCGGGCCGGACGAGTACACCACCGTCGTCAACGACAACACCTACACCAACGTGATGGCGCGGTGGAACCTGCAGCGCGCCGCCGACGCGGTGGAGGAGGTGCGCCGGATCGACCCCGAGGCCTACGCCCAGATGGTGCGGCGCACCGGCCTGCGGCCCGAGGAGGTCGAGGAGTGGCAGCGGGCCGCGCGGGGCATGGCGATCCCGTTCGACGCCGCTGTCGGCATCCACCCGCAGGACTCGCGCTTCCTGGACCGGGAGATGTGGGACCTCGAGCACACGCCGGACTCGGTGCGGCCGCTGCTGCTGCACCACCACCCGCTGGTGATCTACCGCTTCCAGGTGCTCAAGCAGGCCGATGTGGTGCTCGCGGCGTTCCTGCAGAGCCAGGACTTCACCCCGGAGGAGAAGCTGGCCGACTTCTCCTACTACGACCCGATCACGACCGGAGACTCCACGCTGTCGGCGGTCGCCCAGTCGATCATGGCCGCAGAGGTGGGCTACCAGGAGCTGGCCTACGAGTACTTCCTCAAGGCGTTGTACGTCGACCTGGCGAACCTGCACAGCAACACCGCCGACGGGGTGCACGTGGCCTCGCTCGGCGGGATCTGGAGCACCCTGGCCAGCGGCTTCGGCGGGTTCCGCAACCTCGGCGACCAGCGCTGGACCTTCGACCCGCGGCTCCCCGAGGAGTGGGAGGAGCTCTCCTTCAGGATCACCCTGCGCGGCACCCGGATCAAGGTGACCGTGCGCCGGGAGGAGATCTCCTTCGTCGTCGAGGAGGGCACCCGGCCGATCACCCTGTGCGTGCGGGGCGAGGAGGTCACCGTCGGCCCGGACGCCCCGGTCTCGGTGGCGCTGGACGGCCAGGGCCCGGTGCTCGAGGGCACGCCCCCGAACCCCGCGGGCACCATGCGCGCCGACGGCACGGTCATCTCGGCCACGGTCCCCCGGGGCGAGTGA
- a CDS encoding HAD family hydrolase, with protein MAVLDEYDGFLFDLDGVVTPTAEVHMSAWSVMFNEFLDGRAPDAGGDASPYTEKDYFAYVDGKPRYDGVASFLAARGIELPWGDPSDPPEAETVCGLGNRKNDAFNRVLEVEGVRAYPGSRRLIEALAERGTPMAIVSSSQNAPAVLEAAGLDGYFGEVMHGGVAEERGLPGKPAPDTFLAAAEDLGVPKERCVVLEDALSGVAAGRAGGFGLVVGVDRGAGADALTGAGAELVVRDLEELL; from the coding sequence GTGGCTGTTCTCGATGAGTACGACGGGTTCCTGTTCGACCTCGACGGGGTCGTGACCCCGACCGCGGAGGTGCACATGAGCGCGTGGTCGGTGATGTTCAACGAGTTCCTCGACGGGCGCGCTCCCGACGCGGGCGGCGACGCGTCGCCGTACACGGAGAAGGACTACTTCGCCTACGTCGACGGCAAGCCGCGCTACGACGGCGTGGCCTCGTTCCTGGCCGCCCGCGGGATCGAGCTGCCGTGGGGCGACCCCTCCGATCCGCCCGAGGCCGAGACCGTGTGCGGGCTGGGCAACCGGAAGAACGACGCGTTCAACCGGGTGCTCGAGGTCGAGGGCGTGCGCGCCTACCCCGGCTCGCGACGGCTGATCGAGGCGCTCGCGGAGCGCGGCACGCCGATGGCGATCGTCTCCTCCTCCCAGAACGCGCCCGCCGTGCTCGAGGCCGCCGGGCTGGACGGCTACTTCGGCGAGGTCATGCACGGCGGCGTCGCCGAGGAGCGCGGCCTGCCGGGCAAGCCGGCCCCGGACACCTTCCTGGCCGCCGCGGAGGACCTGGGCGTCCCGAAGGAGCGCTGTGTCGTGCTGGAGGATGCGCTCAGCGGCGTGGCCGCCGGGCGCGCCGGCGGATTCGGGCTCGTCGTGGGTGTGGACCGCGGCGCCGGCGCCGACGCGCTGACCGGCGCCGGGGCCGAGCTGGTCGTGCGGGATCTGGAGGAGCTGCTGTGA
- a CDS encoding transglycosylase family protein produces the protein MPAPAFSKLFHSKAVLGGLAAVAALSVGGATAGYAAMNKDITLSLDGKQKNVTVMDDTVGEVLAAEGIEVGKRDRVAPSLDEKVTDGTAITVRFARPFTLAVDGEERTYWVTATTVDGALSELGRSYAAADLSTSRSAAVSRSGADLEVITPKTLKVQIAGKKPQKKTVVALTTKDALKELGVKVGKHDQVKPRMGAELSDGDKVVFTDVRVVNKRDRSQAIDHDTVERANDAMYEGNTKVVRAGRDGARDVTYRLRYENGELVNSTVARSRVVREPVDQIVAYGTKEKPAPEPAAPTANYASGGTVWDSLAQCESGGNWAINTGNGYYGGLQFSLSTWQAYGGSGMPHQNSREAQIAVAERIQAGQGWGAWPSCASQLGLY, from the coding sequence GTGCCCGCCCCCGCTTTCAGCAAGTTGTTCCACAGCAAGGCCGTGCTCGGTGGCCTGGCCGCCGTCGCAGCCCTCTCGGTCGGCGGCGCCACCGCCGGCTACGCCGCGATGAACAAGGACATCACCCTCAGCCTCGACGGCAAGCAGAAGAACGTGACCGTCATGGACGACACCGTCGGCGAGGTCCTGGCCGCCGAGGGGATCGAGGTCGGCAAGCGCGACCGGGTCGCCCCCAGCCTGGACGAGAAGGTCACCGACGGCACCGCCATCACGGTCCGCTTCGCTCGCCCGTTCACCCTCGCGGTCGACGGCGAGGAGCGGACCTATTGGGTCACCGCCACCACCGTCGACGGCGCCCTGAGCGAGCTCGGCCGCAGCTATGCCGCCGCCGATCTCTCCACCAGCCGCAGCGCGGCGGTGAGCCGCTCGGGCGCCGACCTGGAGGTCATCACGCCGAAGACCCTCAAGGTCCAGATCGCCGGCAAGAAGCCGCAGAAGAAGACCGTCGTGGCGCTGACCACCAAGGACGCCCTGAAGGAGCTCGGCGTCAAGGTGGGCAAGCACGACCAGGTCAAGCCCCGGATGGGCGCGGAGCTCTCCGACGGCGACAAGGTCGTCTTCACCGACGTGCGCGTGGTCAACAAGCGTGACCGCAGCCAGGCGATCGACCACGACACGGTCGAGCGCGCGAACGACGCGATGTACGAGGGCAACACCAAGGTGGTCCGCGCCGGACGCGACGGCGCCCGGGACGTGACCTACCGGCTGCGCTACGAGAACGGCGAGCTGGTCAACAGCACCGTGGCGCGCTCGCGCGTCGTGCGCGAGCCGGTGGACCAGATCGTCGCCTACGGCACCAAGGAGAAGCCTGCCCCCGAGCCGGCCGCCCCCACCGCCAACTACGCGTCCGGCGGCACGGTGTGGGACAGCCTGGCGCAGTGCGAGTCCGGTGGGAACTGGGCGATCAACACCGGCAACGGCTACTACGGCGGCCTGCAGTTCTCCCTGTCGACCTGGCAGGCGTACGGCGGCTCCGGAATGCCCCACCAGAACTCGCGCGAGGCCCAGATCGCCGTCGCCGAGCGGATCCAGGCCGGGCAGGGCTGGGGCGCGTGGCCGTCCTGCGCCTCCCAGCTGGGGCTCTACTGA
- the rsmI gene encoding 16S rRNA (cytidine(1402)-2'-O)-methyltransferase, translating to MIGSMSGVLVLAATPIGQAGDAPSRLADELRSADVVAAEDTRRLRRLCADLDVPVPARVVSYFEGNEAGRTASLVDALESGDRVLMVTDAGMPSVSDPGYRLVAAAVEAGVRVTAVPGPSAVLTALAVSGLPVDRFCFEGFLPRKAGERAQRLATLSGEERTMVFFESPRRTGATLAAMADAFGADRAAAVCRELTKTHEEVRRGPLVELAEWAADGLLGEVTLVVSGAEPVAAVADDPDSLRAAVAELEEAGRTRKEAIAEVARLAGLPKREVYAAAHRI from the coding sequence ATGATCGGGTCCATGTCCGGTGTCCTGGTGCTCGCCGCCACCCCGATCGGCCAGGCCGGCGACGCCCCGTCCCGGCTGGCCGACGAGCTGCGCAGCGCGGACGTGGTCGCGGCCGAGGACACCCGTCGGCTGCGGCGGCTGTGCGCCGACCTCGACGTGCCGGTGCCGGCCCGGGTGGTGTCGTACTTCGAGGGCAACGAGGCGGGGCGTACGGCGTCCCTGGTCGACGCGCTCGAGTCCGGCGACCGGGTCCTGATGGTGACCGACGCGGGCATGCCGAGCGTGTCCGACCCGGGCTACCGACTCGTGGCCGCCGCGGTCGAGGCGGGGGTCCGGGTGACCGCCGTACCCGGCCCGTCCGCGGTGCTCACCGCGCTCGCGGTCTCCGGCCTGCCGGTCGACCGCTTCTGCTTCGAGGGCTTCCTGCCGCGCAAGGCGGGGGAGCGGGCGCAGCGGCTCGCCACGCTCAGCGGGGAGGAGCGGACCATGGTGTTCTTCGAGTCCCCGCGCCGCACAGGCGCGACGCTGGCCGCGATGGCCGACGCGTTCGGCGCCGACCGCGCCGCCGCCGTGTGCCGCGAGCTGACCAAGACGCATGAGGAGGTACGGCGCGGTCCCCTCGTCGAGCTCGCCGAGTGGGCGGCCGACGGGCTGCTCGGCGAGGTGACCCTGGTCGTCTCCGGTGCCGAGCCGGTCGCGGCGGTCGCCGACGACCCCGACAGCCTGCGTGCCGCCGTCGCGGAGCTGGAGGAGGCCGGCCGGACCCGCAAGGAGGCGATCGCGGAGGTGGCCCGCCTAGCCGGGCTGCCCAAGCGCGAGGTCTACGCCGCCGCCCACCGGATCTGA
- a CDS encoding 4-(cytidine 5'-diphospho)-2-C-methyl-D-erythritol kinase, producing MSITVRAPAKINLHLGVGAAREDGFHPLVTVYHAISLYDDVTAVAAEAWSTPVDGAAYVDLASVPAGEDNIAVRAGQLLAQRHGLSRRAALSTYKSIPVAGGMAGGSADAAAALVALDRLWGTGTPDDQLLALASRLGSDVPFALLGGTALGTGRGEIVEPWEDNGAWWWVVVPSEVGLSTPAVYRHWDALFPDAPAEPPPAHRLVGALKTGEPLRLAAALHNDLEAAAIDLRPDLGALIEKGQAEGALRGLVSGSGPTCVFLCAGAEEARAVAAGLAAEHPVVLTAHGPVAGAHVLPDA from the coding sequence TTGAGCATCACCGTCCGCGCCCCGGCCAAGATCAACCTGCATCTCGGCGTCGGCGCCGCCCGGGAGGACGGCTTCCACCCGCTGGTGACCGTCTACCACGCGATCAGCCTCTACGACGACGTCACCGCGGTCGCGGCCGAGGCCTGGTCCACGCCGGTCGACGGGGCGGCGTACGTCGACCTCGCCTCGGTGCCCGCCGGCGAGGACAACATCGCGGTGCGCGCCGGGCAGCTGCTCGCGCAGCGGCACGGCCTGTCGCGGCGGGCCGCGCTGTCGACGTACAAGTCCATCCCGGTCGCGGGCGGCATGGCCGGCGGCTCCGCGGACGCGGCCGCCGCGCTGGTCGCGCTGGACCGGCTGTGGGGGACCGGCACCCCCGACGACCAGCTGCTCGCGCTGGCGTCGCGACTCGGGTCCGACGTGCCGTTCGCGCTGCTCGGCGGCACCGCGCTGGGCACCGGCCGCGGGGAGATCGTCGAGCCCTGGGAGGACAACGGCGCCTGGTGGTGGGTGGTCGTGCCGTCCGAGGTGGGTCTCTCGACGCCCGCGGTCTACCGGCACTGGGATGCGCTCTTCCCCGACGCCCCGGCCGAGCCGCCGCCCGCGCACCGGCTCGTCGGCGCGTTGAAGACCGGCGAGCCGCTGCGGCTCGCCGCGGCGCTGCACAACGACCTGGAGGCCGCGGCCATCGACCTGCGCCCCGACCTGGGGGCCCTGATCGAGAAGGGGCAGGCCGAGGGCGCGCTGCGCGGCCTGGTGTCGGGCTCGGGGCCGACGTGCGTGTTCCTCTGCGCCGGCGCCGAGGAGGCGCGCGCGGTCGCCGCGGGGCTCGCGGCCGAGCACCCGGTCGTCCTCACCGCCCACGGCCCGGTCGCGGGCGCCCACGTCCTGCCGGACGCCTGA